In a genomic window of Nitratireductor basaltis:
- a CDS encoding DUF2628 domain-containing protein, with protein sequence MASYLVLEPDAPASQRGEEAIVLRDGFSLAAFLLTIFWFLWHRMWLEALAALVVALAATALGTFTGLPILGTLFSLLVSLLIGLEARNLRVLNLRRRGWRLVSVVDAANASEAELRYVAQKSESEHAPPAVFRPAGTVAGYRAPEAGSAAFGLLDYPRKG encoded by the coding sequence ATGGCCAGCTATCTCGTTCTGGAGCCCGATGCTCCGGCCTCCCAGCGGGGAGAAGAGGCAATCGTGCTGCGCGATGGCTTCTCCCTCGCGGCCTTCCTGCTGACCATATTCTGGTTTCTTTGGCATCGCATGTGGCTCGAAGCGCTGGCGGCATTGGTTGTGGCGCTGGCGGCCACGGCGCTTGGAACCTTCACTGGCTTGCCCATATTGGGCACGCTGTTCTCGCTCCTCGTCTCTCTCCTCATAGGGCTTGAGGCACGAAATCTGCGGGTGCTGAATCTGCGCCGCCGCGGATGGAGGCTCGTAAGTGTGGTCGATGCAGCCAATGCTTCCGAGGCAGAGCTGCGATATGTCGCGCAGAAGAGTGAAAGTGAGCATGCTCCGCCGGCGGTGTTCCGGCCGGCCGGTACCGTGGCAGGCTACCGCGCTCCCGAGGCGGGATCTGCGGCATTCGGACTGTTAGACTATCCAAGAAAGGGCTGA
- the hisB gene encoding imidazoleglycerol-phosphate dehydratase HisB — protein sequence MASNPAREASVSRKTNETSIEVKVALDGTGKAEIATGVGFFDHMLDQLSRHSLIDMTVKADGDLHIDDHHTVEDCGIALGRALAQALGDRRGIMRYASLDLAMDECLTRAAVDVSGRPFLVFDADFPTEKIGTFDTQLVREFFQALAQHAGITLHITNLYGANSHHIAETCFKAVARVLRAAMEPDPRQPDAVPSTKGTLNS from the coding sequence ATGGCCAGCAATCCGGCACGCGAGGCATCAGTCAGCCGCAAGACCAACGAGACTTCCATCGAAGTCAAGGTAGCGCTTGATGGCACCGGCAAGGCGGAAATCGCCACCGGCGTCGGTTTCTTCGATCACATGCTCGACCAGCTCTCCCGCCACAGCCTGATTGACATGACCGTCAAGGCAGACGGTGATCTGCATATCGATGATCACCACACAGTCGAAGATTGCGGCATCGCGCTTGGTCGCGCTCTGGCGCAAGCCCTGGGCGATCGTCGGGGCATCATGCGCTATGCCTCGCTGGATCTGGCGATGGACGAGTGCCTCACGCGCGCCGCCGTCGACGTCTCAGGTCGCCCCTTTCTGGTCTTTGACGCAGATTTTCCGACGGAAAAGATCGGTACATTCGACACCCAACTGGTGCGTGAATTCTTCCAGGCGCTGGCACAGCATGCCGGCATTACGCTTCACATCACCAATCTCTATGGCGCCAACAGTCACCATATTGCGGAAACCTGCTTCAAGGCAGTGGCGCGGGTGCTTCGCGCTGCGATGGAACCTGATCCACGTCAGCCCGATGCCGTGCCGTCCACCAAGGGCACGCTCAACAGCTAG
- the hslV gene encoding ATP-dependent protease subunit HslV: protein MSENNSMHATTIVTVRKGGKVVIAGDGQVSLGQTVMKGNARKVRRIGKGNVIAGFAGATADAFTLLERLEAKLEQYPDQLMRACVELAKDWRTDRYLRRLEAMMLVANKDITLALTGNGDVLEPEQGVMAIGSGGNFALAAAKALIDTDKDAEEIARKSMEIAASICIYTNDNLVVETLDVEG from the coding sequence ATGAGCGAAAACAATTCCATGCACGCAACGACAATCGTCACCGTGCGCAAGGGCGGGAAGGTCGTCATTGCGGGCGATGGCCAGGTAAGCCTTGGCCAGACGGTGATGAAAGGCAATGCGCGCAAGGTGCGCCGTATCGGCAAGGGCAATGTGATCGCGGGATTTGCCGGAGCGACCGCAGATGCCTTCACACTGCTCGAGCGGCTCGAGGCAAAGCTTGAACAATATCCCGATCAGCTCATGCGCGCCTGCGTGGAACTTGCAAAGGACTGGCGCACAGACCGTTATCTGCGTCGGCTTGAAGCCATGATGCTGGTTGCCAACAAGGACATCACGCTCGCACTGACCGGCAATGGCGATGTTCTGGAACCGGAACAGGGCGTGATGGCCATCGGTTCTGGCGGGAATTTCGCGCTGGCGGCGGCAAAGGCGCTGATCGATACGGACAAGGACGCGGAAGAGATCGCCCGCAAGTCCATGGAGATCGCCGCTTCCATCTGCATCTATACCAATGACAATCTGGTGGTGGAAACGCTGGATGTCGAAGGCTGA
- a CDS encoding GNAT family N-acetyltransferase, with protein sequence MSKADAIGLKPVGPEHYALLREWLARTHVREWWGEADEELGFIKDMVEGRDTTRPFILEFEGREIGYMQYWFVADNRTPALVAEHPWLLKVPHDAVGVDITIGEEQLVSKGIGTAAVKKMVARLRAHGHRAIIIDPDRGNARAIRAYEKAGFRPIPHLEGRSGDVLLMQHHEENEIHS encoded by the coding sequence ATGTCGAAGGCTGACGCCATAGGCCTGAAGCCTGTTGGGCCGGAGCACTACGCACTTCTGCGGGAATGGCTTGCGCGTACCCATGTGCGGGAATGGTGGGGTGAAGCGGACGAGGAACTCGGCTTCATCAAGGACATGGTCGAAGGACGTGACACGACGCGGCCCTTCATCCTTGAATTTGAGGGCAGGGAAATCGGCTACATGCAATACTGGTTCGTGGCCGACAACCGTACCCCGGCACTGGTGGCTGAACATCCATGGCTGCTCAAGGTGCCTCATGATGCGGTCGGCGTTGATATTACCATTGGTGAAGAGCAGCTTGTCTCGAAGGGCATAGGCACTGCCGCAGTAAAGAAGATGGTCGCCCGTCTGCGTGCGCATGGCCATCGAGCGATCATCATCGATCCGGACCGCGGCAATGCACGCGCCATCAGAGCCTATGAGAAAGCCGGGTTCAGACCCATCCCACATCTGGAAGGACGCAGCGGAGATGTCCTTCTCATGCAGCATCACGAAGAAAACGAGATCCATTCATGA
- the hslU gene encoding ATP-dependent protease ATPase subunit HslU, which translates to MTNFSPREIVSELDRFIIGQNDAKRAVAIALRNRWRRQQLPDQLRDEVMPKNILMIGPTGVGKTEISRRLAKLAGAPFIKVEATKFTEVGYVGRDVEQIIRDLVEVAIGLTREKMRESVKARAHVNAEERVLEALVGKTASPATKDSFRKKLRDGLLDDKEIEIEVSDTGGGMGGFDIPGMPGANIGVLNINDMLQKAMGGGRTRTRKTTVKESYKFLIDDESDKLLDEEEVVARALESAQNDGIVFLDEIDKIAAREGGMGAGVSREGVQRDLLPLVEGTTVATKYGPVKTDHILFIASGAFHVSKPSDLLPELQGRLPIRVELRALEKEDFRRILTETEASLIKQYVALMETEGVSLNFTEDAIDRLAEIAVDLNASVENIGARRLQTVMERVLDDISYNAPDRSGSEVEIDGPYVDENVGDMAKNTDLSRFIL; encoded by the coding sequence ATGACCAATTTCTCTCCTCGCGAGATCGTTTCTGAACTCGACCGCTTCATCATCGGCCAGAATGACGCCAAGCGCGCCGTTGCCATCGCACTTCGCAATCGCTGGCGGCGTCAGCAGCTGCCCGACCAGCTGCGCGACGAGGTGATGCCGAAGAACATACTGATGATCGGGCCGACAGGCGTGGGCAAGACGGAGATCTCACGGCGTCTGGCCAAGCTTGCAGGTGCGCCCTTCATCAAGGTCGAAGCGACGAAGTTCACGGAAGTGGGCTATGTCGGTCGCGATGTCGAGCAGATCATCCGCGATCTCGTGGAAGTGGCAATCGGCCTGACGCGCGAGAAGATGCGAGAAAGCGTGAAGGCGAGGGCGCATGTGAATGCCGAGGAACGCGTGCTTGAAGCTCTCGTGGGCAAGACCGCAAGCCCGGCAACGAAGGACAGCTTCCGCAAGAAGCTGCGCGACGGGCTGCTGGATGACAAGGAAATAGAAATCGAAGTTTCCGATACCGGTGGCGGCATGGGCGGCTTCGACATACCGGGCATGCCAGGGGCCAATATCGGCGTGCTCAACATCAATGACATGCTGCAGAAGGCCATGGGCGGCGGGCGCACACGCACGCGCAAGACCACGGTGAAGGAATCCTACAAGTTCCTGATCGACGACGAATCCGACAAGCTGCTTGACGAGGAGGAAGTCGTGGCCAGGGCGCTGGAAAGCGCTCAGAACGACGGCATTGTTTTCCTCGACGAAATCGACAAGATCGCGGCGCGCGAAGGCGGAATGGGTGCAGGCGTTTCGCGCGAAGGCGTTCAGCGTGACCTGTTGCCCCTGGTCGAGGGCACGACCGTTGCCACCAAGTATGGGCCGGTCAAGACCGATCACATTCTCTTCATTGCCTCGGGCGCGTTTCACGTTTCAAAGCCATCCGACCTTCTGCCGGAGCTTCAGGGTCGACTTCCGATCAGGGTGGAACTCCGAGCACTGGAGAAGGAGGATTTCCGTCGCATCCTCACGGAAACCGAAGCCAGCCTGATCAAGCAATATGTGGCGCTCATGGAGACCGAGGGCGTCAGCCTCAACTTCACCGAAGACGCGATCGACCGGCTGGCCGAGATTGCAGTCGACCTCAATGCGAGCGTGGAGAATATCGGCGCCAGACGGCTGCAGACGGTCATGGAGCGTGTGCTGGACGACATTTCCTACAATGCGCCCGACCGTTCCGGCAGCGAGGTGGAAATCGACGGGCCCTATGTGGACGAGAATGTAGGGGACATGGCCAAGAACACCGATCTGTCCCGTTTCATTCTGTAA
- a CDS encoding DUF1402 family protein, with product MNRLRHSIVLSALIAIGLVFQASAATHVPPGNRNEAQPPIPRGSAVRTNANKTTYDRKFEKVRTLLETDRRLQQKIKSTAKAYGVDPIHIVGAIVGEHTYNVDAYDHLQTYYVKAVSYLKSSFTFSHNGELVHDFISRPEFSACEDLNGSYAVWSCREQVWNQKFRGKSVGGTGYPDERFSAVFFQPFYAGQTFGIGQLNPLTALQLTDTVNKVSGYPKLSHTDPQGVYKAIMDPDVSLAYVAATLKHAIQAYRRIAGFDISSNPGVTATLYNLGDPEMRARKLASENAERKRRGEPQKLPEENYYGWLVNDRMDELQQLVARF from the coding sequence ATAAACAGGTTGCGACACAGCATTGTCCTGAGCGCCCTAATTGCCATAGGTCTCGTCTTTCAGGCGAGCGCTGCCACACATGTGCCGCCCGGAAACCGGAATGAGGCACAGCCTCCCATACCGCGCGGCTCGGCCGTTCGCACCAACGCGAACAAGACGACCTATGATCGCAAGTTCGAGAAGGTTCGTACGCTGCTCGAGACTGACCGCAGACTGCAGCAAAAGATCAAGTCGACGGCGAAAGCCTATGGAGTTGACCCGATACACATCGTCGGCGCCATCGTGGGCGAGCATACCTACAATGTTGACGCCTATGACCACCTGCAGACCTATTACGTGAAAGCCGTCTCTTATCTGAAGAGCAGTTTCACCTTCTCCCACAATGGGGAACTGGTCCATGACTTCATCAGCCGACCGGAATTTTCCGCGTGTGAGGATCTGAATGGCAGCTATGCTGTCTGGTCCTGCCGCGAGCAGGTGTGGAACCAGAAATTCCGTGGCAAGAGTGTCGGCGGCACGGGCTATCCCGATGAACGCTTCAGTGCCGTCTTCTTTCAGCCGTTCTATGCCGGGCAGACTTTCGGCATCGGCCAGCTCAATCCGCTGACGGCGCTGCAGCTGACGGATACGGTGAACAAGGTTTCAGGCTATCCGAAGCTCAGCCACACGGATCCGCAAGGCGTTTACAAGGCTATCATGGATCCGGACGTGTCGCTTGCCTATGTGGCCGCAACCCTGAAGCATGCTATCCAGGCCTACAGGCGTATCGCGGGATTCGACATCAGCAGCAATCCCGGTGTCACCGCGACGCTCTACAATCTTGGCGATCCCGAGATGCGAGCCCGAAAACTGGCGAGTGAAAACGCTGAGCGCAAGCGCCGTGGCGAGCCGCAGAAGCTGCCCGAAGAGAATTATTACGGCTGGCTCGTAAACGATCGCATGGACGAGCTTCAACAGCTGGTAGCCAGGTTCTGA
- a CDS encoding helix-turn-helix domain-containing protein, with translation MTPFGERLRELRRERGISQKKMAEDIGVSAAYLSALEHGRRSPPTWPMVQKIIGYFNIIWDEADELQQLAALSHPRVTVDTAGMPQKATALANLLAHNIGRLSREELDDLYSALNRMLKTRI, from the coding sequence ATGACACCCTTCGGAGAGCGCTTGCGCGAATTGCGCCGCGAGCGTGGCATCAGCCAGAAGAAAATGGCCGAGGATATTGGCGTGAGCGCCGCATATCTGTCCGCGCTCGAGCATGGCAGACGCAGTCCACCGACCTGGCCGATGGTTCAGAAGATAATCGGCTACTTCAACATCATCTGGGATGAGGCCGACGAACTGCAGCAACTGGCTGCGCTTTCACATCCGCGCGTGACAGTGGATACGGCGGGAATGCCGCAGAAGGCAACGGCACTGGCGAATTTGCTGGCGCATAATATAGGCCGGTTGTCGCGCGAGGAACTTGATGATCTCTATTCCGCCCTCAACAGGATGCTGAAGACCCGGATCTGA
- a CDS encoding Smr/MutS family protein, translating to MTRKKGRLSEEDRVLWGRVARTATPIKGKDYPQWPEAMEEVQPTNKPAEPHRTEPPQKTRRAPAPALQDPRHIDRPTHAKLARGRLEIAGRVDLHGMTQEEAHMLLISFLRRAYEADRRYVLVITGKGTSSRGEGILRRSVPRWFATSPFREIVGGYEEAARTHGGAGALYVRLRRRGPRK from the coding sequence GTGACACGAAAGAAGGGGCGGTTGAGCGAAGAGGACCGGGTACTGTGGGGACGGGTCGCGCGCACGGCAACGCCGATCAAGGGGAAGGACTATCCGCAGTGGCCCGAGGCCATGGAGGAAGTTCAACCAACCAACAAGCCCGCCGAGCCCCATAGAACAGAACCGCCACAAAAGACCCGGCGCGCGCCTGCTCCCGCCCTGCAGGACCCGCGCCACATCGACCGTCCCACCCATGCAAAGCTCGCGCGTGGCCGGCTGGAAATCGCTGGCCGCGTGGACCTGCACGGCATGACCCAGGAAGAAGCGCATATGCTGCTCATCTCCTTTCTGCGTCGGGCTTACGAGGCAGATCGCCGATATGTTCTCGTCATCACGGGCAAGGGAACATCCTCTCGCGGCGAAGGCATCTTACGTCGTTCGGTACCGCGCTGGTTCGCCACCAGCCCGTTTCGTGAGATTGTCGGCGGTTATGAGGAGGCTGCGCGAACTCACGGAGGCGCCGGCGCGCTTTATGTGAGGCTTCGCAGGCGGGGGCCGCGGAAATGA
- the mltA gene encoding murein transglycosylase A has translation MDAGTPVPQVTQPLSPIFKRLSFEDIPGWAHDQHAQAFSAFRLSAIKAAQKPYKTGSLGVSQSAFLTAFAAARAMGEVVSSGAAREFFEDWFRPYRIVGHDGFVTGYFEPEVDASLERTDEFSVPLYRKPDDLVKIDPDAPPPGVEQGYAFARSQGGVLGPYFDRQAIEQGALSGRGLEICWLRDPIDAFFIHVQGSARLKLPDGQVMRVGYAAKSGHPFTGIGRALAELGELPADGVTMQSIRDWLAANPDRQQEIMWRNRSFIFFQEMPGPDAQLGPIGAAKVQLTPGRSIAVDRFLHTYPTPFFINAPQLTHVTGSPFQKLMIAQDTGSAIIGPARADLFIGSGNAAGAIAGSIKHEAEFIALLPASLIGEQYR, from the coding sequence GTGGACGCCGGCACGCCAGTCCCGCAGGTGACACAGCCGCTTTCCCCGATTTTCAAACGCCTGAGCTTTGAGGACATCCCCGGCTGGGCGCACGATCAACACGCTCAGGCGTTTTCCGCCTTCCGGCTCAGCGCCATCAAGGCAGCGCAGAAGCCCTACAAGACGGGCAGTCTGGGTGTTTCCCAATCAGCCTTTCTCACAGCATTTGCCGCAGCACGAGCGATGGGTGAAGTTGTTTCGTCCGGCGCGGCGCGGGAATTTTTCGAGGACTGGTTCCGGCCATACCGGATCGTAGGGCACGACGGTTTCGTCACCGGTTATTTCGAGCCGGAGGTGGATGCCTCGCTCGAAAGGACAGACGAGTTCAGTGTCCCGCTCTACCGCAAACCTGACGATCTGGTGAAGATCGATCCCGACGCGCCACCGCCAGGTGTCGAGCAGGGCTATGCATTCGCGCGCAGCCAGGGGGGCGTGCTCGGGCCCTATTTCGATCGGCAGGCGATCGAGCAAGGTGCGCTTTCAGGGCGAGGCCTCGAGATATGCTGGCTGAGGGACCCGATCGACGCTTTTTTCATCCATGTTCAGGGGTCGGCGCGCCTGAAGCTGCCCGACGGCCAGGTGATGCGCGTGGGTTACGCAGCCAAATCCGGACACCCCTTTACCGGCATAGGGCGCGCATTGGCAGAGCTTGGAGAGCTGCCCGCGGATGGCGTGACGATGCAGAGCATTCGCGACTGGCTCGCAGCCAATCCGGATCGTCAGCAGGAAATCATGTGGCGCAATCGCAGCTTCATCTTCTTTCAGGAGATGCCAGGCCCCGATGCGCAACTTGGGCCGATAGGCGCAGCCAAGGTGCAATTGACACCCGGTCGCTCCATCGCGGTGGATCGCTTCCTGCACACATATCCCACTCCTTTCTTCATCAATGCGCCACAGCTGACGCATGTGACTGGAAGCCCGTTTCAGAAACTGATGATCGCACAGGACACGGGGTCAGCCATTATCGGCCCCGCGCGCGCGGACCTCTTCATCGGCAGCGGCAACGCGGCAGGTGCGATTGCGGGTTCGATCAAGCATGAAGCGGAATTCATCGCATTGCTGCCCGCTTCACTGATCGGGGAGCAGTACCGGTGA
- a CDS encoding Tim44/TimA family putative adaptor protein encodes MQFFDFGTIFFLVAAVVIFFQLRNVLGRRTGNERPPFDPYSTRSRSRSAPSDTNDNVVSLPNRKGAATAPQPVRDIEESFAAIDALTKPGTPVNEGLKAITKADQQFDVKKFLEGAKMAYEMIVMSFADGDRRTLKTLLSKDVYEGFVAAIDERERNGQKIESSFVGIDKANIIAAELKGTEAHITLRIVSELISATRDSGGEIVDGDPETVAEVKDVWTFARDTRARDPNWKLVATEAED; translated from the coding sequence ATGCAATTTTTTGATTTTGGCACGATTTTCTTTCTGGTCGCGGCGGTCGTGATCTTCTTCCAGCTGCGCAATGTCCTGGGCCGACGTACCGGCAATGAACGGCCTCCGTTCGATCCCTATTCCACACGTTCACGTTCTCGCTCGGCGCCTTCCGATACCAATGACAATGTCGTCTCCCTGCCAAATCGCAAGGGTGCTGCCACTGCACCGCAGCCTGTGCGCGACATCGAAGAGAGCTTTGCGGCCATCGACGCACTCACGAAGCCGGGCACCCCGGTCAATGAAGGCTTGAAGGCCATCACCAAGGCCGATCAGCAGTTCGACGTCAAAAAGTTCCTCGAAGGCGCGAAGATGGCCTACGAGATGATCGTCATGTCTTTCGCAGATGGTGATCGCCGTACATTGAAAACGCTTCTTTCGAAGGATGTCTATGAAGGATTCGTGGCCGCGATAGACGAGCGCGAGCGCAATGGTCAGAAGATCGAGTCTTCCTTCGTGGGTATCGATAAGGCGAACATCATTGCCGCCGAGCTGAAGGGAACCGAGGCCCACATTACGCTTCGCATTGTCAGCGAACTGATTTCTGCCACGCGTGACAGTGGAGGCGAGATCGTCGACGGTGATCCCGAGACGGTCGCTGAAGTGAAGGATGTGTGGACATTCGCGCGCGATACCCGCGCCCGCGACCCGAACTGGAAGTTGGTGGCTACCGAAGCAGAGGATTGA
- a CDS encoding FxsA family protein: MPFSIIPFMLLAIPLLEIAVFVVVGGEIGVLATMALIFATAVAGTILLRSQGLGVARRIRATMEQGQVPGRDLVHGMMIMVAGVLLLTPGFVTDTLGFLLFVPQFRDMGWRFLRSRITIITPGGEARSRPRDPDIIDLESEDYTTSPREDTPWRDDRGLDKPR; this comes from the coding sequence GTGCCGTTCTCCATCATACCCTTCATGCTTCTGGCCATTCCATTGCTGGAAATCGCCGTTTTTGTGGTCGTCGGCGGCGAAATCGGCGTCCTCGCGACAATGGCCCTGATCTTCGCAACTGCCGTGGCCGGCACCATCCTCTTGCGCTCTCAAGGGCTGGGCGTGGCCCGACGCATCCGCGCCACCATGGAGCAGGGGCAGGTGCCGGGCCGTGACTTGGTTCACGGCATGATGATCATGGTGGCCGGCGTTCTTCTGCTCACACCCGGATTTGTCACGGACACGCTTGGCTTCCTGCTGTTTGTGCCACAATTCAGGGATATGGGCTGGCGCTTTCTTCGAAGCCGCATCACCATCATCACCCCGGGCGGCGAGGCGAGGTCACGGCCGCGAGACCCCGACATCATCGATTTGGAGAGCGAGGACTATACGACATCACCGCGCGAAGATACGCCATGGCGCGATGATCGCGGACTCGACAAACCGCGCTGA
- the secB gene encoding protein-export chaperone SecB: protein MAKNPQENDQNKEAGQQAAGNGAQPSLNVLTQYVKDLSFESPGAPQSLRNRGEKAPAININVNVNANPLGGSDYDVLLTLNARAESDKNVMFNVELLYGGIFRIEGFPQEHMLPLLFIECPRLLFPFARQIIADATRNGGFPPLMIDPIDFARMFQQRMAEEQAKAKVQAS from the coding sequence ATGGCCAAGAACCCGCAGGAAAACGACCAGAACAAGGAAGCCGGACAGCAGGCGGCAGGAAATGGCGCGCAGCCGAGCCTCAATGTGCTGACGCAGTATGTGAAGGATCTGTCCTTCGAGAGCCCCGGCGCCCCGCAGTCCCTTCGCAATCGTGGCGAAAAGGCTCCAGCGATCAACATCAATGTCAATGTGAACGCCAATCCGCTTGGCGGCTCTGATTACGATGTTCTGCTGACGCTCAATGCGCGCGCTGAATCCGACAAGAACGTGATGTTCAATGTGGAGCTGCTTTACGGCGGTATTTTCCGCATCGAAGGTTTCCCCCAGGAGCACATGCTGCCGCTGCTCTTCATCGAGTGCCCGCGTCTGCTCTTCCCGTTCGCACGTCAGATCATCGCCGACGCGACCCGCAATGGTGGCTTCCCGCCGCTGATGATCGACCCGATCGACTTTGCCCGCATGTTCCAGCAGCGCATGGCTGAAGAACAGGCCAAGGCGAAGGTTCAGGCCTCCTGA
- the dnaQ gene encoding DNA polymerase III subunit epsilon, giving the protein MREIIFDTETTGLDPREDRIIELGCVELDNRFPTGRTLHFFINAQGRSVHPDAQAIHGISDADLADKPVFAEILDEFLAFIDGAKLVAHNANFDIGFINAEFARLDRPVVDPSLVVDTLAIARRKHPMGPNSLDALCRRYGIDNSRRTKHGALLDAELLAEVYIELVGGKQAAFGLEISNGDDSSQTRDRQVQVKIDPRPAPLPSRLTASEREAHAAMVEGMGENALWNKIRPTLEAAE; this is encoded by the coding sequence ATGCGCGAAATCATCTTCGATACCGAAACCACAGGCCTCGATCCGCGGGAAGACCGCATCATCGAGCTTGGCTGTGTCGAACTGGATAACCGCTTCCCGACCGGGCGAACGCTGCACTTCTTCATCAATGCGCAGGGACGGTCCGTCCATCCGGACGCGCAGGCCATTCACGGGATCTCCGATGCGGATCTGGCGGACAAGCCGGTTTTCGCGGAAATACTTGACGAGTTTCTGGCTTTCATCGACGGCGCGAAGCTCGTTGCCCACAATGCCAATTTCGATATCGGCTTCATCAATGCCGAATTTGCGCGCCTCGATCGCCCGGTGGTGGACCCGTCACTGGTGGTGGATACGCTTGCGATAGCACGCCGAAAGCATCCGATGGGCCCCAACTCGCTGGATGCGCTCTGTCGGCGCTATGGCATCGACAATTCCAGGCGCACCAAGCACGGCGCGTTGCTGGACGCCGAACTTCTGGCCGAGGTCTATATCGAGCTTGTTGGCGGCAAACAGGCCGCATTCGGGTTGGAAATATCCAACGGCGATGATTCGAGCCAAACCCGGGACCGACAGGTACAGGTAAAAATCGATCCTCGTCCCGCCCCTCTTCCTTCACGCCTGACCGCGTCGGAACGTGAAGCGCACGCAGCAATGGTAGAGGGCATGGGGGAGAACGCCTTGTGGAACAAGATCCGTCCTACCCTGGAAGCAGCCGAATAA
- the coaE gene encoding dephospho-CoA kinase (Dephospho-CoA kinase (CoaE) performs the final step in coenzyme A biosynthesis.), which produces MIILGLTGSIGMGKSTTARMFAEEGVPVHDSDAAVHKLYEGEAAAGIDRLYPGTVVEGVVDRTKLGARVIGNAEALKKLEEYIHPRVRADADAFVKRHEEAGTALVVLDIPLLFETGGTDRVDRIAVVSAPAEVQRQRVLSRDGMTEEKFAAILSKQVPDEEKRRRADYVIDSSRGLDHARKQVREIVQELSQI; this is translated from the coding sequence GTGATCATTCTCGGGCTCACGGGCTCGATCGGCATGGGGAAATCGACCACCGCGCGTATGTTTGCCGAGGAAGGCGTTCCCGTTCATGATTCCGACGCCGCCGTTCACAAGCTCTACGAGGGGGAGGCCGCGGCCGGTATCGACCGACTGTATCCCGGAACGGTGGTCGAGGGCGTGGTGGACCGCACGAAGCTCGGTGCCCGGGTCATCGGCAACGCCGAAGCCTTGAAGAAGCTGGAAGAGTATATCCATCCGCGGGTGCGCGCGGATGCCGATGCTTTTGTGAAACGGCATGAAGAGGCGGGCACGGCTCTCGTCGTGCTGGATATTCCGCTCCTCTTTGAAACCGGTGGTACGGACCGTGTGGACCGGATTGCGGTCGTGTCGGCCCCCGCGGAGGTGCAGCGACAAAGAGTGCTTTCACGGGATGGAATGACGGAAGAAAAATTCGCAGCCATCCTGTCCAAGCAGGTGCCTGACGAGGAGAAGCGGCGGCGCGCGGATTACGTTATCGATTCCAGCCGGGGCCTGGACCATGCCCGCAAGCAGGTGCGCGAGATCGTGCAGGAGCTTTCACAGATTTAA